The Tenrec ecaudatus isolate mTenEca1 chromosome 13, mTenEca1.hap1, whole genome shotgun sequence genome segment aaggtgacccaacagaatgctcaaactatagagtaTCATTGATACGACACACAAATAaagttttgcttaagatcatccaaccatggttgcagcagtacagggaactgccagaagttcaggctggtttcagaagagggtgtgggacaagggatatcattgctgatgttagatggatcctGGCTtaaaacagaataccagaaagatgtttaattgtgtcttgctgactatgcaaaggcattcaattgtgtggttcatagcaaactatggataacattgagaaaaatagcaattccagaatgcttcattgtgcttatgaggaACTTAGACAtttgtcaagaggcagttgtgtgacagAACAAAGGCACACAGCATAGTTTAaagtcagggaaggtgtgcatgagGGTGGCGTCCTCTTGCCATACTTCTtccgtctgtatgctgagcaaagcatcagagaagctgaactgtATGAAGAAtgtgcattaggattggaggacggCTTACTAACAACGTGCCATATGCagtggacacaaccttgcttgctgaaagtgaggaggacctgaagcacttgctgatcaagaactgcagccttcaatgtggttaaggactcaatgtgaagaagacccaaatccttacaattggACTGAAAGGTgtagcatcataataaatggagaaaaattaaagttgccaaggattttgtcttgatcattgatccataatcagtgttcatggaagcagaattcAAGAGCTCCAAATGAttgtactttgagaattaagcatgacccaaaccatggtattctcgatcgtgtcatatgcaagttcaagttggacactaaggaagaccatagaaaaattgatgcgtttgaattgtggtgctggaggagaacatttaaagtaccatgaactgctaaacagATACGCATACcgacctgtgttggaagaagtgtgcgccttagaggcaaggatggccagactttgtcttccctactttggacatgttgtcaggcaagaccagtcactggagaaagacatcacgtttggtcaagtggaagggcagctttcaagaggaaggcccttaatgagatggactgaaaCAGTGGCTGCCTCAGTGGGTTCAGCatcggaaccattgtgaggacggcactggaccgggcagtgtttccttctgttgtgcactgggttgctatgggttggaggtggcttgatggcacctaccaacgatAGACTCTTACGTTGTTtccttttgctactgtgaacagtgctgcaatgaacataagCAGGCATGCCCGTGTCACTTTTATTAGCTccatagggtatatacataggaGCAGAACTGCTGGGTCAGATGGCAACTTTCTCTCTAGCTTTTGGAGGAAGTGCTAGACAGTTTGACAATGGTTGCAACATTTTACATTACTACTACTAATGGGCAAGGGCTTCAATTTTTCTTTTCCAGCACTCCATCCAATActggttttccattttattttagtcATGCTAGTGGAAGTGAAATAGGATTTGATTTGTGTTTCTCTGATAGGTGTAACTGGGCTCATTATAGAGTATGCATTCTGGGCAATTCCTAGAAGTCTACCAACTATCAAAGTAaatgtttcattatttttattgataTGAAATTTCCTTTTAATGAAGTTCTTCACCTGTTACAAGCCTGAATCTCAATATCTTTACTAATCATATGTAGGTTTTTCCATCTTTGCCAAACTGATATATAAGAATTGTTTACGCCCTTTccgcccgctcccccctccccccgagcgCCGCTCCGGCCGCACCGCGCTCGCTCAGAGCTCCGGGCTCCTGCTAAGCTAGCGccgccgctgtctcccttcagccgccATCATGATCATCTACCGGGACCTCATCAGCCATGATGAGATGTTCTCCGACATCTACAAGATCCGGGAGATCGCAGacgggctgtgtctggaagtggaggggAAGATGGTCAGTAGGACCGAAGGTGCCATCGATGACGCCCTCATTGGGGGTAATGCCTCAGCTGAAGGCCCCGATGGTGATGCAGCAGAAAGCACAGTGGTCACTGGTGTTGATATTgtcatgaaccatcacttgcaggaaaccagcttcacaaaagaagcctacaagaagtacatcaaagactacatgaaatcaatcaaaggcaaacttgaagaacagaaaccagaaagagtaaagccttttatgacaggtgctgcagaacaaatcaagaacgtccttgcaaatttcaaaaactaccagttctttattggtgagaacatgaatccagatggcatggttgctctgctggactACCGTGAAGATGGTGTCACCCCATATATGATCTTCTTTAAGGATGGCTTAGAGATGGAGAAATGTTAACACCGTGGGCAACTCACGACCGATGCCTCATCCCGACTGGCTGCTGTTCATCCACACGACACCAGGACTTAGACAAACGGAACTGATATCATCGTGAGCTCTTCATTTACTTTTGACCCTGATTTATTTGGAgcggaggcttttttttttttaaggaaaaaaaaatgtcgtgtaggttgtctaaaataaaatgcatttaaactaaaaaaaaaaaagaatagtttaCTGTAAACTTCTGGGAGTAAATATCGAAAGGCTTAGATGAGCTGAGTAAATATCGAAAGGCTTAGATGAGCTGAATGCCATCTCTGTGAACCAAGGGTTTTGCTTCTAAGATACAGTCATTTCTAAAGACATAACAAAAGATGGTGGACAAGGTGTTCATTGCTGTTATACATAATGGCAAAAAGGTGGAAACAATTTAAAGATAAAAGGAAGTTGTTTAAGCTATAGCTCATCGTAAGAAATTCTTTGTAGCCATACGGATTTATGTTGAAGATCATGAGTCCAGAAATGTTATTAAAAATCTTGATGGTGAGATCATCTGCTTTGTTTACAGATTAGATCAATTTGCAATCTACTTAAAAAAAGTTTTGATATTTTTCCATTAGTAACAAGCATAGAAGAACATGGACTATATCCTTAAAGTCTCCCCTGACCAGCACTGCTTTCACTGCACACCTTTCCAGAGATAACTATAGCCTGTTTGGCTGCATGGACCTTTACTTACAGATGATGCTTCCATCTCTGCCCCCCACCCAACCCTTTTAGAAACACAAGTACCAAGTGAATACATCTCGTTCCTTAAAGATTTAAATACTTAGACGTGGAGGACACATCTTCCTAAATCTCAGTGGCTTTTAAAACTACTAGCTGGTTATAATTCCTTGCCAATCTTACTTGAAAGTAACCTCAGCACCATGCATGTCAtcccacaagaaaaaaataacaatattttTTCCTGTTGAAATAAGTTATATAAAGATTGCAGGTATAGGACTTATAGCTCCCATATGCATTTATTTGGCATCCTCATCTTTTGAACATTTCTGAAACACATGTATGTAGCAGACATGTCATGTCGCAGACATGACGTTGCCTAGTCCTAAGAATTTCCTGAGTGTGCTTTTCTACAACCATTCCCTGACCCTAGGATGTTTGCAACATCCTAGATCATCAGACCGGCTCAACGTTACCTCTAGTCTTTTTGACAATTCTTAACTCTAAAAGTGCCACCTGTTGGCGAACAGAGACATCAAAGATGCAAAAGGAGTCCTTTTGCAACCTGACGCCCCCAAATCCAGGTGTCCTTGAGAGTCAATTAGGTAGGATGTCCCCAGACACAGGCATCGTATGTAAAAATCCCCCTCCACACAAAATCACTCCTCttaattttgattttctttgccTCTCTTAAAATCAATCCTACATGCCCCAGCAGATTCTGTCCAAACGATCATTTGCGACCATTAGATCCATTTGTTCCCTTGTGATACGTGGGATGGAGACACAGGAAGTGGAACATTAAGTGTAAAAATACCCACAATACTCATCCCACCAAGTCTTTGTCCTCAGGTTCTGCACCAGTGGAGGGTCAAGGCCCGGCCCGAGTGCCACGGACAGCATTCATTGTAGGTATTAGTTTCTGACTGGATCTAATTGGCCTTTTACAAAGTCTCCCACTGCTAGTAAAGCTGCTTGGGTAGCTAAAGAACTTgaaaaaattatagcaaaacgttTTAATAGAGATGTTACAGTGAAGTACATTTTTGCATCTTATTTTGATCGCGTCTGCGAtgcgcatggtcggcagttcgaaactactagcAGCTCTGTAAGTGAAGACTGCgctgctttctactccccataaagtcactgccttggaaacccacagggtgtcacTGTAAGCCAGCatgaactcggtggcagtgagtttggttttttggttttgtctaaAAGCTGGCCGCTCGGTGCTCAATCTGGCTCTTAAGTTGAGCGTTCTGtgctcaaactattaaaaaagcaAACACCCATGATTAAGCATGTGCTTTCTGCTTAATAAACAATTACTCTATACAGTCCTGGGCCTTGTGCAATCAACCCTAGGTCACCCTCATGCCTGTGACATGTGCACACGTGGGTTACGGGACAGACAGGAAGGCCATGACCACCTAAGGTTAGTTATGAATACATGCAGTGTACTGGACGGTGTCCCCATGCCGACCCACGTCCACACCATAAAGCCCGGAACCTCTGAATGTGACTCTATTTGAAGAAAAGATCTTTGCAGACGGGATTAAGGATTTTGAGAAGTGGCGATCATCCAGATTACCAGGGGTGGGTCCCACATCTCTTAAATGTCCTTCTCAGAGACACACAGAAGACAAGGAAACAATGTGAAGGCAGAAGGTACAGATAAAATAAAGGAACTCGAAGCCAAGGTTTACTGGAGAAGCCAGCAACTGGGAGAGACATGGAGCAGATTCTGTCCCTGGAACACTGGGAGGTGTATGCTTGCAAACAACTTGATTCCAGACCACTGTCCTCCCAAATTGTGAGGTAGCACATTTCTCGTTTTAACCCAAGTTGGTGGTGATTTGTTACAGCAAATACAGAAAGCTGACGTTTTTGTCTGGAAATGTATTCAGAGAGTAGTCACAGGCATATTCTTCAGTGTGAGAACCTGAGAGAGGGCATGGAACGTTCTGTAGAAGGAAAAGGGCTGACGTAAGCAGAGCTGAAAAAGACCATAGAACTGTCTTGTGAAGTCCTATCGCCTACAGTTCCCCGGCCCACTCCGTAACTGGGTCACGCCTATTCCCAAGGCTCATGTGAGCCTTAGGAATGAAATGTCCACCAAAGGGTCTCCGCATGACTTGCACGCGTGTTTTCTCCGAGATGATCCAGGTAAGGTTTGGTGTGTCATCTCTGCCATGCAGATGGGTCTCCTCTACTCCCCATCCCCTATCCATCTTTCCCCCCCCATGACTCCTTTATCcacctgattttttttaacactCCCCTCCATGAAGCCAAGATTATTCCACAGGTCTTAAACCCAC includes the following:
- the LOC142424627 gene encoding translationally-controlled tumor protein-like, whose amino-acid sequence is MIIYRDLISHDEMFSDIYKIREIADGLCLEVEGKMVSRTEGAIDDALIGGNASAEGPDGDAAESTVVTGVDIVMNHHLQETSFTKEAYKKYIKDYMKSIKGKLEEQKPERVKPFMTGAAEQIKNVLANFKNYQFFIGENMNPDGMVALLDYREDGVTPYMIFFKDGLEMEKC